A portion of the Anoxybacillus gonensis genome contains these proteins:
- a CDS encoding IclR family transcriptional regulator, with translation MEKDSFVKSVSRALQIMDILSNERHGMGVTEIAKQIGIHKSSVYRLLSTLVEYGYVEQDEETERYKLGYKLLEMSSKLLESIDLRKEAKPYLRELEKLTNEVVHLVVYDQGEVIYIEKLDGNETLRMHSKVGKRAPMHCTAVGKAILAHLPKHVVVDILDRKGLPPHTDYTITDRQMLFQELERVRQHGYALDLEENEYGIRCVAVPIFDHTKQVIAAVSVSGPTIRMTNERIEQLHAQMRMIGKQISERLGYR, from the coding sequence ATGGAAAAAGATTCGTTTGTGAAATCAGTGAGTAGAGCGTTGCAAATCATGGATATTTTAAGCAATGAACGTCATGGAATGGGTGTAACCGAAATCGCAAAACAAATAGGAATTCATAAAAGCTCGGTGTACCGGTTGTTGTCGACGCTTGTTGAGTATGGGTATGTCGAACAAGATGAAGAAACAGAGCGCTATAAACTTGGCTACAAGCTACTAGAAATGAGTTCAAAGTTGTTAGAATCGATCGATTTGCGAAAAGAAGCAAAACCGTATTTGCGTGAGTTAGAAAAATTGACAAATGAAGTCGTGCATCTTGTCGTGTACGATCAAGGAGAAGTCATTTATATTGAAAAGTTAGATGGGAATGAAACGTTGCGCATGCATTCGAAAGTTGGAAAGCGAGCACCGATGCATTGTACGGCTGTTGGAAAAGCGATTTTAGCGCATTTGCCTAAACATGTTGTTGTAGATATTTTAGATCGAAAAGGATTGCCGCCACATACTGATTATACGATTACAGATCGTCAAATGTTGTTTCAAGAGCTTGAACGTGTTCGGCAACACGGTTATGCGCTCGACTTAGAAGAAAACGAATACGGTATACGATGTGTCGCTGTTCCGATTTTTGACCATACGAAACAAGTCATTGCCGCAGTCAGTGTTTCTGGACCGACCATTCGTATGACAAATGAGCGGATTGAACAACTTCACGCACAAATGAGAATGATAGGTAAACAAATTTCAGAACGGCTTGGATATCGATGA
- a CDS encoding GDYXXLXY domain-containing protein gives MAQRVVKTTYLLGLLFLVAALVYFFASNWPELGRLMKVGIGAGFMILFYGMSATVFRHHFLSKWLLIFGAITFGICIALIGQVYNSHADSFLLFFIWFIPTAMFAMFTRISFLSIFSFGLLQLTCWFYYFPSSYQIERGEWPSFFILLLFAVINGIISFLGRPSIVSVLAYMAMHSWLFVIFIQGISTDQFHFWPYVYAFIFVLFLIYVRKQPYFICTVLFTGMFGVVQYFRFVERHFGGNWYIFGLVLAAIIVYIGIYALRWMKKRSNGKVEKIFFVAFQVIVTGVASIIVVGSILQLLSFWFNVFSPYWLFSISVFLFVVPGLLWKRWNDVVRYTLLAIGYILGAFSVTEVSFIVITVYIAVLFIVSWRMSAGVRTMTNMAVSLYFDMMMLDEWSDIRFTLFTVFVFYGIIYWMAKHTYERLVFLVFSFATLLLLTSADLVVVDWAYVVWNILFLGFVALVLFFRTNEKEQSIAWLSIFLFLTLKYYEWVWSLLHKSVTLAIVGVCLLIVASVVQKRKSISLSFHKQKWLPLFVIIMLQVAFITYVTFDKEQHLQYGQRIKLQLEPVDPRSLIQGDYVRLQYEISTIEGMNEWGKAQVILRKDETGVHRFVGVYSLNGKPRNSTMYQEGDVLVNGHIYGNTIIYGIETYFVPEKTGGEIQRHARFAYVRVSKTGDALLEKVSER, from the coding sequence ATGGCACAACGTGTTGTGAAAACAACATATTTGTTAGGACTTTTGTTTTTGGTCGCAGCGCTCGTTTATTTTTTTGCTTCTAATTGGCCTGAACTTGGGCGCTTGATGAAAGTCGGGATTGGTGCTGGGTTTATGATTTTGTTTTATGGCATGAGCGCCACGGTTTTTCGCCATCATTTTTTAAGTAAATGGTTGCTTATTTTTGGGGCGATAACATTTGGGATTTGTATCGCATTAATTGGTCAAGTATATAACTCGCATGCGGATAGCTTTTTATTGTTTTTCATTTGGTTTATTCCTACTGCTATGTTTGCCATGTTTACTCGCATTTCGTTTCTCTCTATATTCAGTTTCGGACTGCTACAGCTTACATGTTGGTTTTACTATTTTCCGTCTTCGTATCAAATTGAACGTGGAGAGTGGCCATCGTTTTTTATTTTATTGCTTTTTGCCGTAATCAACGGAATCATTTCATTTCTTGGACGTCCATCAATTGTTTCTGTTCTGGCTTATATGGCGATGCACAGTTGGCTATTTGTCATCTTTATACAAGGGATTTCCACAGACCAGTTTCATTTTTGGCCATACGTATATGCTTTTATCTTCGTGTTGTTTTTAATATATGTAAGAAAACAACCGTATTTTATATGTACTGTGCTGTTTACAGGTATGTTTGGGGTTGTGCAATATTTTCGCTTTGTTGAGCGACATTTTGGTGGCAATTGGTATATATTTGGGCTTGTGTTGGCAGCCATTATCGTTTATATAGGCATTTATGCGCTTCGTTGGATGAAAAAGCGAAGCAACGGAAAAGTAGAGAAAATATTTTTTGTTGCTTTTCAAGTGATTGTCACAGGGGTGGCTTCCATTATTGTAGTTGGAAGTATATTGCAATTATTATCGTTTTGGTTTAATGTGTTTTCTCCTTATTGGTTATTTAGTATATCTGTTTTTTTATTTGTTGTTCCGGGATTGTTATGGAAAAGATGGAACGATGTTGTTCGTTACACATTGCTTGCAATTGGATATATCCTCGGTGCATTTAGCGTAACAGAGGTTTCCTTTATCGTAATCACTGTATATATCGCTGTATTATTTATTGTTTCATGGCGAATGTCGGCGGGTGTACGAACGATGACGAATATGGCAGTTTCGCTTTATTTCGACATGATGATGCTTGATGAGTGGAGCGACATTCGTTTTACGTTATTTACTGTATTTGTTTTTTACGGCATCATTTATTGGATGGCAAAACATACGTATGAGCGACTCGTTTTCCTCGTTTTTTCATTCGCTACGCTTCTTTTATTAACGAGTGCTGACTTAGTCGTGGTGGATTGGGCGTATGTTGTATGGAATATACTGTTTCTTGGCTTTGTTGCCCTTGTTCTCTTTTTTCGTACGAATGAAAAAGAACAGTCGATTGCTTGGTTATCTATCTTTTTGTTTTTAACGTTAAAGTATTATGAATGGGTATGGAGTTTATTGCATAAATCTGTGACATTAGCCATTGTTGGAGTATGTTTATTGATCGTTGCTTCGGTCGTACAAAAAAGAAAGTCGATTTCATTATCTTTCCATAAGCAAAAATGGTTACCGCTTTTCGTCATCATCATGTTGCAAGTTGCTTTTATCACTTATGTAACGTTTGATAAAGAGCAACATCTTCAATATGGTCAACGAATAAAACTGCAACTTGAACCAGTCGATCCACGTTCTCTCATTCAAGGAGATTATGTTCGTCTTCAATACGAAATTTCAACAATTGAGGGAATGAATGAGTGGGGAAAAGCACAAGTCATTTTACGGAAAGATGAAACAGGCGTTCATCGATTTGTTGGTGTTTATTCATTAAATGGGAAGCCACGAAATTCGACGATGTATCAAGAAGGCGATGTGTTAGTAAACGGACATATATATGGAAATACAATCATTTATGGAATTGAAACGTATTTTGTTCCAGAAAAAACAGGAGGAGAGATCCAACGCCATGCTCGCTTTGCCTATGTACGTGTAAGTAAGACAGGAGATGCGTTATTAGAAAAAGTGTCTGAACGGTAA
- a CDS encoding CAP domain-containing protein, with protein sequence MITKLTKSIAALSLLAIVGCNNAMDMNNRSNISALHTTLSSDQYPHTKAILIQEARYKFVPIDPKDAANLRTQIERSLTEQQRMYVQPRPYTPSPNVYQRPNQVTPTQPNRQTQQPTQQQPRQTTPTTSISQYAQQVIDLTNRERARAGLPALRADAQLSSVAQKKSEDMRKNNYFSHTSPTYGSPFDMMRDFGVSYRTAGENIAKGQRTPQEVVNAWMNSAGHRANILNRNFTHIGVGFDGNGNYWTQMFIGK encoded by the coding sequence ATGATAACAAAACTAACGAAATCTATTGCCGCCTTAAGTTTACTTGCCATTGTTGGCTGTAACAACGCAATGGATATGAACAACCGTTCAAACATTTCTGCTTTGCATACGACGCTATCAAGCGATCAATATCCTCATACAAAAGCGATATTGATTCAAGAAGCTCGCTATAAATTTGTTCCGATCGATCCGAAAGACGCAGCCAATTTACGCACACAAATCGAACGATCGTTAACAGAACAACAAAGAATGTATGTGCAACCAAGACCTTACACGCCGTCACCAAATGTGTATCAACGTCCAAATCAGGTGACGCCGACGCAACCGAACAGACAAACACAACAACCGACTCAGCAGCAACCAAGACAAACAACACCGACAACAAGTATTAGTCAATATGCACAACAAGTCATCGATTTGACAAACAGAGAACGTGCTCGTGCAGGGCTTCCAGCTTTACGTGCTGATGCACAGCTCAGTTCGGTCGCTCAGAAAAAATCGGAAGATATGCGAAAAAATAATTATTTCTCGCATACAAGCCCAACATACGGTTCTCCTTTTGATATGATGCGCGATTTTGGCGTTTCTTATCGAACAGCTGGAGAAAACATTGCGAAAGGGCAGCGAACACCTCAAGAAGTAGTTAATGCGTGGATGAATAGTGCCGGACACCGCGCGAACATTTTAAATCGAAACTTTACGCATATCGGGGTTGGATTTGACGGAAACGGAAACTATTGGACACAAATGTTTATTGGAAAGTAA
- a CDS encoding PTS mannitol transporter subunit IICB — MENQTGFRVKVQRFGSYLSGMIMPNIGAFIAWGIITALFIPTGWLPNESFAKLVGPMITYLLPLLIGYTGGKMIYDVRGGVVGATATMGVIVGSDIPMFLGAMIMGPLGGYAIKQFDKLVHGKVKQGFEMLVNNFSAGIIGGLLTLVAFKGIGPVVLGLNKTLAAGVEAIVNAKLLPLANIFIEPAKVLFLNNAINHGILSPLGIEQAAKTGKSILFLLETNPGPGLGILLAYWLFGKGMAKQSAPGAVIIHFLGGIHEIYFPYILMRPVLILAAIAGGVSGVFTFTVFNAGLVAVPSPGSIFALLAMTPRGHYLGVLAGVIVAATVSFLVASFFLKTSKQEEGDLEQATEQMQQLKGKKSSVASALSTAAPKQVKKIVFACDAGMGSSAMGASIMRNKVQKAGLDIEVTNTAINQLPADADVVITHQNLTDRAKEKLPNAYHVSVENFLNSPKYDELIEMLKKGE; from the coding sequence ATGGAAAATCAAACAGGTTTTCGTGTAAAAGTGCAACGATTTGGCAGTTATTTAAGTGGAATGATTATGCCAAACATCGGAGCATTTATTGCGTGGGGAATTATTACTGCATTATTTATCCCGACAGGTTGGTTGCCAAACGAATCATTCGCTAAATTAGTTGGTCCAATGATTACGTATTTATTGCCATTATTAATTGGTTATACAGGCGGAAAAATGATTTATGACGTTCGTGGTGGTGTCGTCGGTGCAACCGCAACTATGGGGGTGATTGTCGGTTCAGACATTCCGATGTTTTTAGGTGCCATGATCATGGGGCCGCTTGGCGGATATGCCATTAAACAGTTTGACAAACTTGTTCATGGGAAAGTGAAACAAGGTTTTGAAATGTTAGTAAACAACTTTTCGGCAGGTATTATTGGTGGATTACTCACATTAGTCGCTTTCAAAGGAATTGGTCCAGTTGTTTTAGGATTAAACAAAACATTAGCAGCAGGCGTAGAAGCAATTGTTAACGCGAAATTGTTACCTTTAGCAAACATCTTTATTGAACCAGCAAAAGTATTATTTTTAAACAATGCAATTAACCATGGTATTTTAAGCCCGCTTGGTATTGAACAAGCAGCAAAAACAGGAAAATCTATTTTATTCTTGCTTGAAACAAACCCAGGTCCAGGTCTTGGTATTTTACTTGCTTATTGGTTATTCGGAAAAGGGATGGCAAAACAATCAGCGCCAGGTGCGGTGATCATCCATTTCCTCGGAGGAATTCACGAAATTTACTTCCCTTACATTTTAATGCGCCCAGTACTCATCTTAGCTGCAATTGCCGGTGGTGTGAGTGGGGTGTTTACATTCACAGTATTTAATGCAGGTCTTGTTGCAGTTCCATCGCCAGGAAGTATTTTTGCGCTACTTGCAATGACGCCGCGCGGTCATTACTTAGGAGTTCTTGCTGGTGTAATCGTTGCTGCTACCGTTTCTTTCTTAGTGGCATCCTTCTTCTTAAAAACATCAAAACAAGAAGAAGGCGATTTAGAACAAGCAACAGAACAAATGCAACAATTAAAAGGAAAGAAAAGCAGCGTGGCTTCAGCTTTAAGCACTGCGGCGCCAAAACAAGTGAAAAAAATTGTTTTTGCTTGTGATGCAGGAATGGGATCAAGTGCGATGGGTGCTTCCATTATGAGAAACAAAGTGCAAAAAGCTGGACTTGATATTGAAGTAACAAATACAGCGATTAATCAATTGCCAGCGGATGCAGATGTGGTTATTACTCATCAAAATTTAACAGATCGTGCGAAGGAAAAATTACCAAATGCATACCACGTATCTGTAGAAAACTTCTTAAATAGTCCAAAATATGATGAATTGATCGAGATGTTAAAAAAAGGTGAATAA
- a CDS encoding BglG family transcription antiterminator, with the protein MYISARERKILDLLLANPKGITVGDVAKQLDVSERTVHRDLKGVEQVVESYDLQLIKKAGVGIQIVGEEEKKRQLQMHVFRLSHTEYTPEERQTMILIALLESGEPVKLVSLANDLNVTVATISNDLDKMEEKVEKHGLSLIRKRGYGVEICGSEAAKRKMMSELLFDHFDESQFLSLMKESIQKKSTDLVNTVTEKLLGLVDKEKLFMIEQQIEAMKENLPFTIADSSYIALVIHLALAIERIVQGEAIHFDAQHLQAIRATKEYETAEKIAKKLEEVFHVVIPEEEIGYITMHLMGAKLRTRRGYMLEEASLAIAMKAQELIRFVSDKIGIDLTDDYPLYEDLIVHLKPALYRIQHHMGITNPLLHKIMQDYSELFHIVQQGVQHVFSDITVPKEEVGYLVLHFASALLREKKGLRALVICSSGIGTAKILATRLKQEIPDISHIEQKSFFDVRHMDVHEYDLIVSTIPLHTSQPYFLVNPMLPEEEVVAIRQFLKTKTFSMRFRKTNPSKKGIEKIRSIHVVSETIVQLLNSFSLLELSSHSMNDALMHACTHLERHGAIRTKEIVVKELLRREQIGGLGIPNTTLALYHTRSEAVLRPSFTMYTLTQPKTIVGMDQQPMQVNRLLLLLAPQDAQDDMLQVLSHVSSLIIKDEESIELFSKGNKEQIYAFLSTQLEKFFYEQLQHHKE; encoded by the coding sequence GTGTATATATCAGCGAGAGAAAGAAAAATATTAGATCTTTTATTAGCGAACCCAAAAGGAATTACAGTAGGAGATGTCGCTAAGCAATTAGATGTAAGCGAGCGAACGGTTCACCGTGATTTAAAAGGTGTTGAACAAGTTGTTGAATCATATGATTTACAACTAATAAAAAAAGCAGGTGTTGGTATTCAAATCGTCGGAGAAGAAGAAAAAAAGCGTCAGCTACAAATGCATGTATTTCGTTTATCACATACGGAATATACACCTGAAGAGCGGCAAACGATGATTTTAATTGCTTTATTAGAATCAGGAGAACCGGTAAAGTTAGTCTCTCTTGCGAATGATTTAAACGTAACAGTCGCCACGATTAGCAACGATTTAGACAAAATGGAAGAAAAGGTAGAAAAACACGGCCTTTCCCTCATTCGTAAAAGGGGATACGGGGTCGAAATATGTGGCTCCGAAGCAGCAAAACGTAAAATGATGAGCGAACTGTTATTTGATCATTTTGATGAATCACAATTTCTCTCTTTAATGAAAGAGTCTATTCAAAAAAAGTCAACAGATTTAGTAAATACAGTAACAGAGAAGTTGCTTGGGCTTGTTGATAAAGAAAAATTGTTTATGATCGAACAACAAATTGAAGCGATGAAAGAAAATCTTCCGTTTACGATTGCCGATAGTTCGTATATCGCTCTCGTTATTCATCTGGCATTAGCCATTGAGCGCATTGTGCAAGGAGAGGCTATCCATTTTGATGCCCAACATTTGCAAGCGATTCGTGCAACGAAAGAATATGAAACAGCAGAAAAAATCGCAAAAAAATTAGAAGAAGTTTTTCATGTTGTGATTCCCGAAGAAGAAATTGGTTACATCACGATGCATTTAATGGGTGCAAAGCTAAGAACTCGGCGTGGATATATGTTAGAAGAGGCGAGTTTAGCAATCGCGATGAAAGCGCAAGAGCTCATTCGTTTTGTGAGCGATAAAATAGGGATTGATTTAACGGACGACTATCCATTGTACGAAGATTTAATTGTCCATTTAAAACCAGCTTTATATCGTATACAGCATCATATGGGCATTACTAATCCGTTGCTTCATAAAATTATGCAAGACTATAGCGAATTGTTTCATATTGTGCAACAAGGTGTACAACATGTATTTTCGGATATAACGGTGCCGAAAGAAGAAGTTGGTTACTTAGTTCTTCATTTTGCATCAGCGTTATTGCGCGAAAAGAAAGGGTTGCGTGCGCTCGTTATTTGTTCAAGCGGAATTGGGACGGCAAAAATATTAGCTACACGTCTCAAACAAGAAATTCCAGATATCTCTCATATTGAACAAAAGTCGTTTTTTGACGTTCGACATATGGATGTGCACGAATACGATTTGATCGTATCAACGATTCCACTTCATACGTCGCAACCATATTTTCTTGTGAATCCGATGTTGCCGGAAGAGGAAGTTGTGGCAATTCGACAATTTTTAAAAACAAAAACGTTTTCTATGCGTTTTCGAAAAACGAATCCATCGAAAAAAGGGATTGAAAAAATCCGTTCGATTCATGTGGTCAGTGAGACAATCGTTCAACTGTTAAACAGTTTTTCGTTGCTCGAATTATCGTCTCATTCCATGAATGATGCATTAATGCATGCTTGTACACATCTTGAACGACATGGAGCCATTCGAACGAAAGAGATCGTCGTGAAGGAGTTGTTGCGACGAGAGCAAATCGGTGGATTAGGAATCCCGAATACTACTTTAGCGTTGTATCATACGCGAAGCGAGGCTGTTTTGCGACCATCTTTTACGATGTATACACTAACACAACCAAAAACGATCGTCGGTATGGATCAGCAACCGATGCAAGTGAATCGTCTTTTGTTGTTGCTTGCACCTCAAGATGCGCAAGACGATATGTTGCAAGTGCTTAGTCATGTCAGTTCGCTCATTATTAAAGATGAAGAAAG